The Geodermatophilaceae bacterium NBWT11 genome has a segment encoding these proteins:
- a CDS encoding carbonic anhydrase, translated as MDEIDAMLAANADWVTRFPGSKPVRPARHVAVVACMDSRMPLFPLLGLEVGDAHVIRNAGGVVTDDTLRSLTISQHLLGTRQVVLVHHTDCGLQKTDDAGLADVVEAATGHRPPWPARTFTDVDEDVRESLRLLRATPYLLSHDVRGTVYDVDTGRLREVS; from the coding sequence GTGGACGAGATCGACGCGATGCTGGCCGCCAACGCCGACTGGGTCACCCGGTTCCCCGGGTCCAAGCCGGTCCGCCCCGCCCGGCACGTCGCCGTGGTGGCGTGCATGGACTCCCGGATGCCGCTGTTCCCGCTGCTGGGCCTCGAGGTGGGCGACGCCCACGTCATCCGCAACGCCGGCGGGGTGGTCACCGACGACACGCTGCGGTCGTTGACGATCAGCCAGCACCTGCTGGGCACCCGGCAGGTCGTGCTGGTGCACCACACCGACTGCGGCCTGCAGAAGACCGACGACGCCGGGCTGGCCGACGTCGTCGAGGCGGCCACCGGGCACCGGCCCCCGTGGCCGGCCCGCACCTTCACCGACGTCGACGAGGACGTCCGGGAGTCGCTGCGGCTGCTGCGCGCCACCCCGTACCTGCTCTCCCACGACGTCCGCGGCACGGTGTACGACGTCGACACCGGTCGCCTGCGTGAGGTCTCCTGA
- a CDS encoding molybdopterin molybdotransferase MoeA, with product MRTVEEHQQVVADLLRSTGTEEVPLARAAGRVLAEDVTAAVPLPVFTNSAMDGYAARWDDVGSATEQTPVRLPVTADLPAGRVDVPVLEPGAVHRIMTGAPMPAGADVVVPVERTDGATDTVTITSSPGRGTHLRHAGEDIAEGALALAAGVVLGSSQLGLAASIGRSTVVVRRRPRVLVLSTGSELVAPGEPLAPGQIYESNSLLLATAVQDAGGEARTLHFVPDDVEQFLETVRAELATADLLLTSGGVSMGAYEVVKDAFGALGTVEFLKVAMQPGGPQGCGTVDGVPVVTLPGNPVSSFVSFEVFVRPALRRAMGITHPGRLRTTARLTGPLTSPAGKRQFLRGWFDGGEVSQVGGPGSHLVAHLARANSLVVVPEDVTALPAGSSVEVVLIEGALQ from the coding sequence GTGCGCACCGTCGAGGAACACCAGCAGGTCGTCGCCGACCTCCTCCGCAGCACCGGGACCGAGGAGGTGCCCCTGGCCCGCGCGGCCGGCCGGGTCCTCGCCGAGGACGTGACGGCCGCCGTCCCGTTGCCGGTGTTCACCAACTCCGCGATGGACGGCTACGCCGCCCGCTGGGACGACGTCGGGTCTGCCACCGAGCAGACGCCCGTCCGGCTCCCGGTGACCGCGGACCTCCCGGCCGGCCGGGTCGACGTGCCCGTGCTGGAGCCCGGCGCGGTGCACCGGATCATGACCGGCGCCCCGATGCCGGCCGGTGCCGACGTCGTCGTCCCGGTCGAGCGCACCGACGGCGCCACCGACACCGTCACGATCACCTCCTCCCCCGGGCGCGGCACGCACCTGCGGCACGCCGGGGAGGACATCGCCGAGGGCGCGTTGGCCCTGGCCGCCGGGGTGGTGCTGGGCTCCTCCCAACTGGGGTTGGCGGCGTCCATCGGGCGGTCCACCGTCGTCGTCCGCCGTCGTCCCCGGGTGCTGGTGCTGTCCACCGGCAGCGAGCTGGTCGCCCCCGGGGAGCCGCTGGCACCGGGGCAGATCTACGAGTCCAACTCCCTGCTGCTGGCCACCGCGGTCCAGGACGCCGGCGGCGAGGCCCGCACGCTGCACTTCGTGCCCGACGACGTCGAGCAGTTCCTCGAGACCGTGCGCGCCGAGCTCGCCACCGCCGACCTGCTGCTCACCAGCGGCGGGGTGAGCATGGGCGCCTACGAGGTGGTCAAGGACGCCTTCGGCGCACTGGGCACCGTCGAGTTCCTCAAGGTCGCGATGCAGCCCGGCGGCCCCCAGGGCTGCGGCACCGTGGACGGCGTCCCGGTGGTCACCCTGCCGGGCAACCCGGTGAGCTCCTTCGTCTCCTTCGAGGTGTTCGTCCGCCCCGCGCTGCGCCGGGCGATGGGCATCACCCACCCCGGCCGGCTGCGCACCACCGCCCGGCTCACCGGACCCCTGACCTCCCCCGCCGGCAAGCGGCAGTTCCTGCGGGGCTGGTTCGACGGCGGCGAGGTCTCCCAGGTCGGTGGGCCCGGTTCGCACCTGGTCGCCCACCTCGCCCGCGCCAAC